From a region of the Prevotella melaninogenica genome:
- a CDS encoding DUF4350 domain-containing protein has protein sequence MNKRFWFFVAGFLVFVFLLEWNAPSKFVWEPTFNHYDKQPFGCAVFDSLMEKSVPAKYEVTKKTIAQLERDGYGKKPHAFLIQTVSFRPSATDIRALDRLLKAGNKVFIATSSIEPDSLYPDLQVAINGQYGFSPMEVKSSIANQSIPYDTLVWSHQLPYQEKEYAVYAAMAGNNVTVEGKAVCDTLVSCWLSAEESDSTDGYWLAHMVRVKRGRGELFVSCDPLLMTNYGILDTQTNGLIFRMMSQFRGLPIVRTEAYGPETEYETDTPLRFWLQNEPLRWAIYLTLGGLLLFCMFYARRRQRVIPVVEEPANRSLEFVKLIGTLYHQKHINRDLLQKKYGYFAETLRRMTMIDVEDIESRKENIAQIAIRTGMPEAEVRMILDRVDCYLQGDDELKDAALRKVIDGMDMIINKL, from the coding sequence ATGAACAAGCGCTTTTGGTTCTTCGTAGCTGGCTTCCTTGTCTTTGTCTTTCTATTAGAGTGGAATGCACCTTCAAAGTTTGTTTGGGAGCCTACCTTTAATCATTACGATAAGCAACCATTTGGTTGTGCGGTGTTCGACTCGCTGATGGAGAAGTCTGTTCCTGCTAAGTATGAGGTGACAAAGAAAACAATAGCACAGTTGGAACGTGACGGATATGGTAAGAAACCGCACGCCTTCTTAATTCAAACAGTTAGTTTTCGTCCTTCTGCAACAGACATTCGTGCGTTGGATAGACTGTTGAAAGCTGGTAATAAGGTGTTTATTGCTACGTCTTCTATCGAACCTGATTCTCTATACCCTGATTTGCAGGTAGCTATTAATGGGCAATATGGGTTCTCTCCTATGGAGGTTAAGTCATCAATTGCGAATCAGTCAATTCCTTATGACACCTTAGTCTGGTCTCATCAGTTGCCTTATCAGGAAAAAGAATACGCTGTCTATGCCGCGATGGCTGGTAATAATGTTACAGTAGAAGGGAAGGCTGTGTGCGATACTTTGGTTAGCTGTTGGCTTTCAGCGGAGGAATCTGATTCTACAGATGGCTATTGGTTGGCACATATGGTTAGAGTGAAGCGAGGAAGGGGTGAACTCTTTGTATCTTGTGATCCATTGTTAATGACCAATTATGGTATCCTTGATACACAGACTAATGGTCTCATCTTCCGTATGATGTCCCAATTCCGAGGCTTGCCAATTGTTCGTACTGAGGCATACGGACCTGAAACAGAATATGAAACGGATACTCCACTGCGCTTTTGGCTACAAAACGAGCCTCTCCGATGGGCTATCTATCTCACCTTAGGAGGGTTATTACTCTTCTGTATGTTCTATGCACGTAGACGACAACGCGTTATCCCAGTGGTAGAGGAACCAGCAAATCGTTCATTAGAGTTCGTGAAGTTGATTGGAACCCTTTATCATCAGAAGCATATCAATCGTGACTTGCTGCAGAAGAAGTATGGTTACTTTGCCGAGACCTTACGTCGTATGACGATGATAGATGTCGAAGATATCGAGTCAAGGAAGGAGAACATAGCACAGATAGCCATTCGAACAGGAATGCCAGAGGCTGAAGTGCGAATGATACTTGATCGTGTCGATTGTTATTTGCAGGGTGATGATGAACTAAAAGATGCTGCCCTGCGAAAGGTAATAGACGGTATGGATATGATAATCAATAAGCTATAA
- a CDS encoding DUF4129 domain-containing protein — MLQPLSDTLSCDSALLHQYRADEAYNYARELQAPELDWWDWLMSKIGEFLSDLFSIQGKGDFRIVIYIVIALAFIALIAFILYRYQFKLFGRAGKVTNENDEEDNIYGVDFEAVYAKAMAQKNYYKAVRIVYLRTLRWLSDGNKISWQLYKTPTQYTREYLSVEFERMTTAFMRVRYGNYQASEELVELLLDLESKIKKGGEE; from the coding sequence ATGTTACAGCCATTAAGTGATACTTTGTCGTGTGATTCAGCGTTACTTCATCAGTATCGTGCTGATGAAGCGTACAACTATGCGCGAGAGTTACAGGCACCTGAACTTGATTGGTGGGATTGGCTGATGTCAAAGATAGGTGAGTTCCTCTCTGATTTATTTAGTATTCAGGGCAAGGGGGACTTCCGTATCGTGATATACATTGTTATTGCACTTGCTTTTATTGCCCTAATCGCCTTCATCTTATACCGTTATCAATTCAAACTCTTTGGTAGAGCAGGTAAGGTGACGAATGAAAACGATGAAGAAGACAATATCTATGGAGTCGACTTTGAGGCTGTTTATGCCAAAGCAATGGCACAGAAGAATTATTATAAGGCTGTAAGAATTGTTTATCTGCGTACACTTCGTTGGTTATCAGATGGTAATAAGATTAGTTGGCAGCTCTATAAGACGCCAACACAATACACTCGTGAGTATCTATCGGTAGAATTTGAAAGAATGACTACAGCTTTTATGCGTGTAAGATATGGTAATTATCAAGCGTCTGAAGAACTTGTAGAACTACTGTTAGACTTAGAAAGCAAGATAAAGAAAGGAGGTGAGGAATGA
- a CDS encoding stage II sporulation protein M, with translation MKEILFIRNNIEKWRAMEDMIDNVKFEMPDQLADAYTELTADLAFAQTHYPRSRITIYLNNLASALHNEIYRNKREKWSRMVTFWTQEVPDVMWKERKLLLLSFIIFMASVLIGVVSTLGDESFPRLILGDGYMDMTLENIAKGEPMGVYGNEEEGGMFIGITLNNIMVSFNVFVSGVLTSFMSGFLLFRNGIMVGCFDTFFYQHGLLGESLLATMLHGTLELSAIIVAGAAGLAIGNGWLFPGTYSRLVSFQRGAKRGMKIVVGTVPIFIMAGFIEGFITRHTELNNFIRLGIILVSLAFVVYYFIYLPYKRNYHLENANRKTKD, from the coding sequence ATGAAAGAGATACTTTTCATACGCAATAATATTGAGAAGTGGCGGGCAATGGAGGACATGATAGATAATGTCAAGTTTGAGATGCCTGATCAGTTGGCTGATGCTTATACGGAGCTAACAGCCGATCTCGCCTTTGCACAGACACATTATCCTCGTTCACGTATTACGATTTATCTCAATAATCTTGCTTCCGCACTCCATAATGAAATCTACCGTAATAAACGGGAGAAATGGTCGCGTATGGTGACTTTTTGGACACAGGAGGTGCCAGATGTGATGTGGAAAGAACGTAAGTTGTTGCTTCTGTCATTCATTATTTTTATGGCGAGTGTGCTGATAGGCGTTGTTTCAACCTTAGGTGACGAGTCCTTCCCACGCTTGATACTTGGCGACGGCTATATGGATATGACCCTTGAGAATATAGCGAAGGGTGAGCCGATGGGCGTATATGGAAATGAAGAAGAGGGAGGTATGTTTATTGGTATTACGCTGAACAATATCATGGTATCGTTTAATGTGTTTGTTTCGGGCGTATTGACGAGCTTTATGTCAGGCTTCCTTTTGTTCCGAAACGGTATCATGGTAGGGTGTTTTGATACTTTCTTTTATCAGCACGGACTATTAGGTGAAAGCCTTTTAGCTACTATGTTGCATGGTACATTGGAACTTTCAGCAATCATTGTGGCAGGTGCTGCAGGCTTGGCAATTGGTAATGGTTGGCTATTCCCAGGTACTTACTCGCGTTTGGTCAGCTTTCAACGTGGCGCAAAGAGGGGAATGAAGATCGTTGTTGGAACGGTACCCATCTTTATTATGGCAGGTTTTATCGAAGGATTCATTACTCGTCATACAGAGTTGAACAACTTTATCCGCCTTGGTATCATACTTGTATCATTGGCGTTTGTCGTGTATTATTTTATTTACTTACCTTATAAGCGTAATTATCATTTAGAAAATGCAAATAGAAAGACCAAAGATTGA